The Salegentibacter mishustinae genome includes a window with the following:
- a CDS encoding site-specific integrase: MASIKIVLRKNMIRKDGRIPLALRISENYKTNYKWLGQYVFEKDWDKNAGMAKNSHPNSQQLNIFLMKKMVEANNLFFHSEDRVTPKQIKQKLKGARGQKSFFELAAERIMEKYERGIFSVAKGDLSILYNIEEFLNFKRTKRKSAIIEDIKERRLKRISNARRNKYVWMDGVEHFKKSKALSFRDIDEVFINKYKTFCYSYLGQKTRTITNQLILIRTLFNLAIKQGIIDQKYYPFAGDKEKIRIGSGNKVGLSVEEVEKIEQLKLEENTSIWHTHNIWLFSFYFAGIRISDVVKMKWSDFKDDRLYYVMNKNEKALSLKIPLKAEKILNYYKKEKHLNKGFVFPFLRNTNPKDAEQIYIKTKSATKVFNKCLKLIATECGIEKNLSNHIARHSFGNIAGDRIHPLMLQKLYRHSDLKTTLNYQANFMHRDADEALDEVINF; the protein is encoded by the coding sequence ATGGCTAGTATAAAAATAGTTTTAAGGAAGAATATGATTCGAAAAGATGGAAGAATTCCTCTAGCACTGAGAATTAGTGAGAATTATAAAACTAATTACAAGTGGCTTGGACAGTATGTTTTTGAAAAAGATTGGGATAAAAATGCTGGAATGGCTAAGAATAGTCATCCAAACTCGCAACAGCTCAACATTTTTTTAATGAAGAAAATGGTTGAGGCTAATAACCTATTTTTCCACTCTGAAGATCGTGTTACTCCAAAACAGATCAAGCAAAAATTAAAGGGAGCCAGGGGGCAAAAATCATTTTTTGAATTAGCGGCTGAACGTATAATGGAAAAATATGAGAGGGGAATATTCTCAGTTGCAAAAGGTGATTTATCTATACTGTATAATATTGAAGAATTTTTAAACTTTAAAAGGACTAAAAGGAAGTCAGCGATCATTGAGGATATAAAGGAACGCAGATTGAAACGTATCAGTAATGCTCGTCGTAATAAATATGTATGGATGGATGGGGTAGAGCATTTCAAAAAAAGTAAAGCTCTTTCTTTTAGAGATATCGATGAAGTATTCATTAATAAATACAAAACCTTTTGCTATTCTTATTTAGGACAAAAAACCAGAACTATTACTAATCAGCTTATTTTAATTAGAACCCTGTTTAATTTAGCAATTAAGCAAGGAATTATTGATCAAAAATATTATCCTTTTGCCGGAGATAAGGAAAAAATTAGAATTGGTTCTGGTAATAAAGTAGGACTTAGCGTAGAAGAGGTTGAGAAAATTGAACAGTTGAAATTGGAGGAAAATACTTCTATCTGGCATACGCACAACATATGGTTATTTTCTTTTTATTTCGCAGGAATTCGTATTTCCGATGTGGTTAAAATGAAGTGGTCTGATTTTAAGGACGATCGTCTTTATTATGTGATGAACAAAAATGAAAAAGCACTCAGCCTTAAAATTCCTTTGAAAGCGGAAAAAATTTTAAATTATTACAAAAAGGAGAAACACCTTAATAAAGGTTTTGTATTCCCCTTTTTAAGAAATACCAATCCTAAGGATGCTGAACAAATTTATATAAAAACAAAAAGTGCTACGAAGGTTTTTAATAAATGCTTAAAGCTAATTGCCACGGAATGTGGAATCGAAAAAAACTTATCTAATCACATTGCTAGGCATAGCTTTGGTAATATTGCTGGCGATCGAATTCATCCATTAATGTTACAAAAGCTCTATCGTCATAGTGATTTAAAAACTACCTTGAATTATCAAGCTAATTTTATGCACCGGGATGCTGATGAAGCACTTGATGAAGTTATTAATTTTTAA
- a CDS encoding MFS transporter, which yields MERKEKLNRISLILLSLFVVMLGYGILLPTLPYYTERLALGDNLDTDSINFHIGFLTSIYPLFQLLFVVLWGRLSDKYGRKPIIIVGLIGFVIMQLLTGLATSLTMLYIARIFGGIFTSAVIPVSNAYLSDITSIKHRTKVMAWSGVAISSGVIFGPVLGSLLSQTNLHFKYSLGILHLDRFSIPFLLVALLGFVILSILIKWLGNTTPISRFVSEAQKLSFSFSRFFTVLLLLSFVMQFVITLFETVFSIYGKNELLFSSNQIGIGFMLCGVVMAVLQPVFATYGEKLLTAKQQIAAGLFISGISMIAFPFFNNEFAVYLLIIIFAAGGAMVTPNLLSAVSQLSKENAGSNISIQTSANSVGQILGPVIGTWLITGGFYFPFIIAGIIILTAIGLLYFYKSFNSKTTKIGQDNKVS from the coding sequence ATGGAAAGAAAAGAAAAACTCAACAGGATATCTTTAATCCTGTTGAGTTTATTTGTAGTGATGTTGGGTTATGGTATTTTATTGCCAACCCTTCCCTACTATACCGAAAGATTAGCTTTAGGAGATAACCTAGATACTGATTCGATTAACTTTCATATTGGTTTTTTGACCAGTATTTATCCGCTCTTCCAGCTTCTTTTCGTTGTACTCTGGGGCAGGCTATCCGATAAATACGGACGTAAGCCCATTATCATTGTTGGGCTAATCGGCTTTGTAATTATGCAATTACTTACCGGTCTTGCTACATCATTGACGATGCTCTATATAGCTAGAATCTTCGGAGGTATTTTTACATCAGCTGTAATTCCCGTTAGTAATGCATATCTTAGTGATATCACTTCTATAAAGCACAGGACCAAGGTTATGGCCTGGTCTGGGGTAGCGATAAGTTCAGGGGTTATTTTTGGCCCTGTTTTAGGTAGCCTTCTATCCCAAACCAATCTACATTTCAAGTATTCCTTGGGAATATTACATTTGGATCGCTTTTCAATCCCCTTTCTCCTGGTTGCTCTTTTGGGTTTTGTTATATTGAGCATACTCATAAAATGGCTTGGGAACACAACACCTATAAGTCGGTTTGTTTCAGAAGCACAAAAATTGAGCTTTAGCTTTAGTAGGTTCTTTACTGTCCTATTACTGCTTTCTTTTGTAATGCAATTCGTAATTACCCTCTTCGAAACGGTTTTTTCAATTTACGGAAAAAATGAGTTGTTATTTTCTAGTAATCAAATAGGCATTGGCTTTATGCTTTGTGGAGTGGTAATGGCCGTATTACAGCCAGTATTTGCAACCTATGGGGAAAAACTATTAACGGCAAAGCAGCAAATTGCAGCCGGGTTGTTTATTTCAGGAATTTCAATGATTGCATTCCCATTTTTTAATAATGAATTTGCCGTCTATTTATTAATCATCATATTCGCCGCAGGAGGTGCTATGGTGACCCCAAACCTACTTTCAGCTGTTTCCCAACTTTCAAAAGAAAATGCGGGCAGCAATATTTCTATCCAAACATCGGCAAATAGTGTGGGACAAATTTTAGGTCCGGTTATAGGGACTTGGCTTATTACAGGTGGGTTTTATTTTCCCTTTATTATTGCCGGCATCATTATATTGACCGCCATTGGATTACTTTATTTTTATAAAAGCTTTAATAGTAAAACAACTAAAATAGGACAAGACAACAAAGTATCCTAA
- a CDS encoding copper-translocating P-type ATPase: MENHEHHNHDEMDHSKMDHSKMKHKKEDHSKMNHKGGDHSGHNPGHGEHGHDHHKMMIADFRKRFWVTLVLTIPILFFSPMIQDFFGYEFLLPGNPYILFALSTIVYFYGGWPFLKGFWSEIKKGAPGMMTLISMAITVAYVYSSATVFGLEGVDFFWELATLIAIMLVGHWIEMKSVLGASKALQLLVSMMPAEAHRVKDDTIEDIPLEDLLKDDVILVKPGEKVPADGIIVDGSSYLNESMLTGESKPVKKDENDKVIGGSVNGNSTLKVKVEHTGKDSYLNKVIKMVEEAQKTKSKMQNLSDRAAKWLTYIALGIGFGTLAVWLILGFPFVYALERMVTVMVIACPHALGLAIPLVVAISTAVSAQNGLLIRNRTAFEESRKISALLFDKTGTLTKGDFGVTRIESVSETYSSEEILRLSSALEQSSEHPIAVGIIKKVKEDNMTIPKPENFNAITGKGVEANVEGKQVKVVSPGFLRDEKITIPEDAYSDAAETVVFVLIDGKLAGYIALADEIRPESAEAIKVFKKNNIKVLMATGDNEKTAKAVSDKLGLDGYYAEVLPHQKVEIVEKLQNKGEFVAMTGDGVNDAPALAKADVGIAVGSGTDVAAETADIILVNSNPQDIANLILFGKATYNKMIQNLVWATGYNVVAIPLAAGVLYSSGFVLGPAVGAVFMSLSTIIVAINAQLLKRKIGKK, encoded by the coding sequence ATGGAAAATCACGAACACCACAATCACGATGAAATGGACCATTCTAAAATGGACCATTCGAAGATGAAACACAAAAAAGAAGACCATTCTAAAATGAACCACAAAGGTGGAGACCATTCTGGCCACAATCCAGGGCACGGAGAACACGGGCACGACCATCATAAAATGATGATTGCCGATTTTAGAAAACGGTTTTGGGTAACCCTTGTACTTACTATTCCCATACTGTTCTTCTCGCCGATGATTCAGGACTTTTTTGGATATGAGTTTTTGCTTCCCGGAAATCCATATATCCTTTTTGCACTTTCCACAATCGTATATTTCTATGGTGGTTGGCCATTTTTAAAAGGATTCTGGTCTGAAATCAAAAAAGGTGCGCCAGGGATGATGACCCTTATTTCTATGGCCATTACCGTGGCTTACGTTTATAGTTCGGCAACCGTGTTCGGCTTAGAAGGAGTTGATTTTTTCTGGGAACTGGCTACCCTTATCGCTATTATGTTGGTAGGACATTGGATAGAGATGAAAAGCGTCTTGGGAGCATCAAAGGCCTTACAGCTTTTGGTAAGTATGATGCCCGCAGAAGCGCATAGGGTAAAGGATGATACCATAGAAGATATTCCGTTGGAAGATTTGTTAAAAGATGATGTGATTTTGGTTAAACCAGGTGAAAAAGTTCCTGCTGATGGGATTATAGTAGACGGTTCAAGTTACCTAAATGAATCTATGCTTACAGGCGAATCCAAACCTGTAAAAAAAGATGAAAACGATAAGGTTATTGGTGGTTCGGTAAATGGTAACAGTACCTTAAAAGTAAAGGTTGAGCATACTGGAAAAGATAGCTATCTCAACAAGGTCATCAAAATGGTCGAAGAAGCGCAAAAAACCAAATCAAAAATGCAAAACCTCTCGGATAGAGCTGCAAAATGGCTTACCTATATCGCATTAGGTATTGGTTTTGGAACATTAGCGGTATGGCTGATTTTAGGCTTTCCATTTGTCTATGCTTTAGAAAGAATGGTTACCGTTATGGTCATTGCTTGTCCACACGCATTAGGTCTTGCCATACCACTTGTGGTTGCTATTTCTACTGCTGTTTCAGCTCAAAACGGGTTATTAATTCGAAATAGGACAGCTTTTGAAGAATCCCGAAAAATATCAGCTTTATTGTTTGATAAAACGGGAACATTGACCAAAGGCGATTTTGGCGTTACTCGAATTGAGTCTGTTAGCGAAACTTATTCATCTGAAGAAATTTTAAGGCTTTCGAGTGCATTGGAACAAAGTTCGGAACATCCTATCGCCGTAGGTATTATTAAAAAAGTCAAAGAAGATAATATGACCATCCCAAAGCCTGAAAACTTTAATGCAATTACAGGTAAAGGCGTTGAGGCCAATGTAGAAGGTAAGCAAGTAAAAGTGGTTAGTCCTGGTTTTTTAAGGGATGAAAAAATCACTATTCCCGAAGACGCATACAGTGATGCCGCTGAAACAGTTGTTTTTGTCTTGATTGATGGAAAATTAGCTGGTTACATTGCTCTTGCCGATGAAATACGACCAGAATCTGCCGAAGCCATAAAAGTCTTTAAAAAGAATAACATTAAAGTTTTGATGGCAACAGGAGATAACGAAAAAACAGCCAAAGCTGTAAGTGATAAGCTTGGCTTGGATGGTTACTATGCTGAAGTGCTGCCACATCAAAAGGTAGAAATTGTAGAAAAGTTACAAAACAAAGGAGAATTTGTGGCTATGACTGGCGATGGTGTAAACGATGCGCCTGCACTTGCAAAAGCTGATGTTGGTATTGCCGTTGGTTCAGGTACTGACGTGGCCGCTGAAACCGCGGATATTATTTTGGTAAACAGCAATCCGCAAGATATTGCTAACCTGATTCTTTTCGGCAAGGCTACCTACAATAAAATGATCCAGAACCTTGTGTGGGCTACAGGATATAATGTCGTGGCTATTCCTTTAGCAGCCGGTGTATTATATTCTTCAGGCTTTGTTTTAGGTCCTGCGGTTGGTGCGGTATTTATGAGTTTAAGTACGATTATAGTAGCTATTAATGCGCAATTATTAAAGCGAAAAATCGGTAAAAAATAG
- a CDS encoding ribose-phosphate pyrophosphokinase, with the protein MKTILFSLPGNEELTELMATKMDAEVGKATLRNFPDGESYTRILSDVKDKCVVLVCTLHEPDEKLLPLYFLSHTAKSLGAMCTCLVAPYLAYMRQDKVFNEGEGVTSGFFGKLISGFADSITTVDPHLHRISSLGEVYQIPNKVIHAADAISEWIKENIENPVLIGPDSESEQWVSEVAKNAGAPFTVLQKVRHGDRDVEVSVPDVDIYKDATPILVDDIISTARTMIETVQHLKKAGMKPPICVGIHAVFSGNAYQDLLDSGVEKIVTCNTIPHSSNGIDLSDIMAKEVKKLMHHI; encoded by the coding sequence ATGAAAACAATATTATTCAGTCTTCCCGGAAATGAAGAACTCACAGAACTTATGGCTACAAAAATGGATGCTGAAGTGGGCAAAGCCACTTTGCGTAATTTTCCTGATGGGGAATCGTACACACGTATATTATCTGATGTTAAAGATAAATGTGTGGTACTGGTATGCACCTTACACGAACCGGACGAAAAACTGTTGCCGCTTTATTTTTTAAGTCACACAGCCAAATCATTGGGGGCAATGTGTACCTGTTTGGTAGCACCCTATTTGGCGTATATGCGGCAGGACAAAGTATTTAATGAAGGTGAAGGAGTGACTTCTGGTTTCTTCGGAAAATTGATATCAGGTTTTGCCGATAGCATTACCACGGTTGACCCTCACTTGCACAGAATTAGTTCGTTGGGAGAAGTATATCAAATTCCAAATAAAGTGATTCACGCTGCCGATGCCATTTCAGAATGGATAAAAGAAAACATTGAAAACCCGGTACTTATCGGACCTGATTCTGAAAGTGAACAATGGGTATCAGAAGTCGCCAAAAATGCAGGAGCACCATTTACGGTATTACAAAAGGTGCGTCACGGTGACCGTGATGTAGAAGTCTCTGTTCCCGATGTGGATATATATAAAGATGCTACACCCATTTTGGTAGATGATATTATTTCCACAGCCCGAACAATGATTGAAACCGTACAACATCTTAAAAAAGCAGGAATGAAACCACCTATTTGTGTAGGCATTCACGCCGTTTTTTCAGGAAACGCCTATCAAGATTTATTGGATTCCGGAGTAGAAAAAATAGTGACTTGTAATACCATCCCACACTCTTCAAATGGAATAGATTTAAGTGATATTATGGCAAAAGAGGTAAAAAAATTAATGCACCATATATGA
- a CDS encoding thymidine phosphorylase family protein: MDTHSNILKYKHLGIYTQNENVVYMREDCHVCISEGFEALTRIRISNANTSIVASLNVLNSDILLPNEIGLSDAAAKKLNVSPNDTLYVSHLEPIESLSHVRAKIYNKKLDYKAYNNIITDIVEGDYSNIHLSAFITACAGDRMDIDEISDLTKAMIASGKQLNWNKDIVVDKHCIGGLPGNRTTPLVVAIVAAYGLTMPKTSSRAITSPAGTADTMEVLTNVTLSSEEIKTVVEKEGGCFVWGGTAQLSPADDVLIKIEKALDIDSEGQLIASVLSKKAAAGSTHVVIDIPVGETAKVRSTEMAEKLKNHMETVGTAVGLNVKVVVTDGTQPVGRGIGPTLEAIDILKVLKNEEDAPKDLTERALLLATELLELSGKVEKGKGQETAHKILKSGKAYEKFVAICKAQGQFSKPVLAPYKIEIKAEKSGVLQRIDNRKIAKLAKLSGAPQSKSAGILLNVHLGEQIEENQLLYTIYAESKGELNYALEYENNHNDIITII, from the coding sequence ATGGACACACACTCAAACATATTAAAATATAAACATCTCGGAATCTATACCCAAAACGAAAATGTAGTGTATATGCGCGAAGATTGCCACGTCTGTATTTCAGAAGGGTTTGAGGCACTTACCCGAATAAGAATATCCAATGCAAATACATCAATCGTAGCAAGTCTTAATGTCCTGAATTCTGATATTCTGTTGCCTAATGAAATCGGACTATCAGATGCTGCTGCGAAAAAACTCAATGTTTCCCCAAACGATACATTATATGTTTCCCATTTAGAGCCTATTGAATCCTTAAGCCACGTCAGGGCAAAAATCTATAACAAAAAACTGGATTATAAGGCCTATAACAACATCATAACCGATATCGTGGAAGGCGATTATTCCAACATCCACCTTTCGGCATTTATTACTGCCTGTGCTGGCGACCGAATGGATATTGATGAAATATCCGACCTAACGAAAGCAATGATTGCTTCCGGAAAGCAACTGAACTGGAACAAGGATATCGTGGTCGACAAACATTGTATTGGCGGATTGCCTGGCAATAGGACAACACCATTGGTAGTTGCCATTGTTGCCGCGTATGGGCTTACTATGCCAAAAACATCCTCACGGGCAATCACTTCGCCAGCAGGCACAGCAGATACAATGGAAGTACTGACCAATGTTACGCTCTCTTCCGAGGAAATAAAGACCGTAGTAGAAAAAGAAGGCGGATGTTTTGTTTGGGGCGGTACAGCGCAGTTAAGTCCTGCCGATGATGTGCTCATTAAAATTGAAAAAGCCTTGGATATTGATAGCGAAGGTCAGCTCATCGCTTCAGTACTCTCTAAAAAGGCAGCAGCTGGTTCTACTCACGTGGTCATTGATATTCCCGTGGGAGAAACCGCCAAGGTTCGCAGTACCGAAATGGCAGAAAAACTAAAAAATCATATGGAAACCGTTGGAACTGCTGTTGGGTTGAATGTAAAAGTTGTAGTTACGGATGGCACGCAGCCTGTTGGAAGAGGTATCGGTCCAACTTTAGAAGCCATAGATATATTAAAAGTTTTGAAAAATGAGGAAGATGCACCTAAAGACTTAACAGAAAGAGCATTGCTTTTAGCTACTGAACTATTAGAACTTTCTGGAAAAGTAGAAAAAGGAAAGGGACAGGAAACCGCACATAAAATTCTCAAATCTGGAAAAGCATATGAAAAATTCGTAGCCATTTGTAAGGCGCAAGGTCAATTTTCAAAACCAGTTTTAGCACCTTATAAAATTGAAATTAAAGCTGAAAAGTCAGGCGTTTTGCAACGAATTGATAACCGTAAAATTGCAAAACTGGCCAAGCTTTCTGGAGCACCACAATCTAAATCGGCAGGGATTCTTCTAAATGTGCATTTGGGAGAACAAATCGAAGAGAACCAACTGCTTTATACCATATATGCTGAATCCAAAGGTGAACTTAATTATGCCTTGGAATATGAAAACAACCATAACGACATCATAACTATAATTTAA
- a CDS encoding MBL fold metallo-hydrolase RNA specificity domain-containing protein: protein MKNKKINIHFLGAAGTVTGSKYLVDTGDRKILIDCGLFQGLKELRLKNWEYPPVNVGDIDAVLLTHGHMDHTGYLPRLVKQGFKGPIYGTNPTLDIAKIILNDSAKIQEQEAERANKEGYSKHNPAEPLYDLNDVEKTIPHFKGIPQSQWIPLFDGIRARFQYNGHILGATYIELDVHRKRFVFSGDIGRTNDLLLFPPLKPKKADVLFIESTYGGRFHPDEVEALPQIEKLVNDTINRGGSLFVPSFSVERAQLMMLIFWKLLKEKKIPKIQMIMDSPMGASVLELFHRTRDWHRLEDNECDEMCSHFTVVSSYRETMELRTDNKPKIVIAGSGMLTGGRMLNYLETQAQNPNNTLLFVGYQAEGTRGRKLLEGDKELKVYGKWVPFDMEVAEIEGLSAHADHAELMDWMDKIKNKPERIFIVHGEKESAEALQKGIKETYGWDAEIPQLYTIEEIE, encoded by the coding sequence ATGAAAAACAAAAAAATAAACATCCACTTTTTGGGAGCGGCAGGCACCGTGACTGGCTCAAAATATTTGGTGGATACAGGAGATAGAAAGATACTTATAGACTGTGGCCTCTTCCAAGGGTTAAAGGAATTACGCCTTAAAAACTGGGAGTACCCACCTGTTAATGTAGGTGATATTGATGCTGTTTTGCTCACCCACGGCCATATGGACCACACAGGTTATCTGCCGAGATTGGTAAAGCAAGGTTTCAAAGGGCCCATCTATGGTACCAATCCCACCTTGGACATTGCAAAAATCATTTTGAATGATAGTGCAAAAATTCAGGAACAAGAAGCAGAACGTGCCAATAAAGAAGGCTATTCCAAACATAATCCTGCTGAACCACTTTACGATTTAAATGATGTAGAAAAAACTATCCCTCATTTTAAAGGAATTCCGCAATCACAATGGATTCCATTGTTTGATGGCATAAGGGCTCGATTTCAATATAATGGACACATTCTGGGAGCAACTTACATTGAGTTGGATGTACACAGGAAACGTTTTGTGTTTTCTGGCGATATAGGCAGAACAAACGATTTATTACTGTTTCCGCCATTAAAGCCAAAAAAGGCAGATGTATTATTTATTGAATCCACCTACGGAGGAAGATTTCATCCTGATGAAGTAGAAGCACTTCCACAGATAGAAAAATTGGTCAATGACACCATCAACAGAGGTGGCAGCCTATTTGTTCCAAGTTTTTCAGTAGAACGTGCCCAATTGATGATGCTGATTTTTTGGAAATTATTGAAAGAGAAGAAAATACCAAAAATACAAATGATAATGGATAGCCCAATGGGAGCAAGTGTATTAGAATTGTTTCATCGCACAAGAGATTGGCACAGGTTGGAAGATAACGAATGTGACGAAATGTGCTCGCACTTTACGGTCGTAAGCAGTTATCGGGAAACAATGGAATTACGAACAGATAATAAACCGAAAATCGTGATTGCAGGAAGCGGAATGCTCACAGGCGGAAGAATGCTAAACTACCTTGAAACACAGGCACAAAACCCCAACAACACCTTGCTTTTTGTGGGTTATCAAGCTGAAGGTACGCGAGGCAGAAAATTATTGGAAGGCGATAAGGAACTAAAAGTCTATGGAAAATGGGTGCCCTTTGATATGGAAGTTGCAGAAATTGAAGGGCTTTCGGCACACGCAGACCACGCAGAACTTATGGACTGGATGGATAAGATAAAAAACAAACCCGAACGTATTTTCATTGTACACGGTGAAAAAGAGAGTGCAGAAGCATTGCAAAAAGGCATCAAGGAAACCTATGGGTGGGATGCAGAAATTCCGCAATTATACACCATCGAAGAAATAGAATAA
- a CDS encoding ATP cone domain-containing protein, whose translation MNKPLLIKKNSGEYEAFDINKLINSLRRSRADEDIIQDIARKVQEQIEEGMTTKKIYQMAFKMLKGKSRVSASKYKLKKALMELGPTGFPFEKLVGKLLAHEGFSTQVGVIVQGNCVQHEVDVIAQKGNKHYMIECKYHSDQGRFCNVKIPLYIHSRFLDVEKQWKHQKGHEAKLHKGGVYTNTRFTTDAIQYGKCVGMLMTSWDYPRGNGLKDRIDKSGLHPLTALTTLTKAEKTKLLDQGIILCKELHENPDFLEQMGISKLRQNKILEDSRELCRSH comes from the coding sequence ATGAATAAACCACTCTTAATAAAAAAAAATTCCGGCGAGTACGAAGCTTTTGATATAAACAAACTCATCAACTCCCTACGTCGCTCACGTGCAGATGAGGATATTATTCAGGATATAGCCCGGAAGGTGCAAGAGCAGATTGAAGAAGGAATGACAACCAAAAAAATCTATCAAATGGCATTTAAAATGCTAAAAGGTAAGTCGAGAGTAAGTGCTTCAAAGTACAAGCTCAAAAAAGCTTTAATGGAACTAGGTCCAACCGGTTTTCCATTTGAAAAGTTAGTAGGCAAACTATTGGCACACGAAGGATTTTCAACACAGGTTGGTGTCATAGTTCAAGGCAATTGCGTTCAGCACGAAGTGGATGTGATAGCGCAAAAAGGAAATAAACATTATATGATTGAATGTAAATACCATAGTGACCAAGGCAGGTTTTGCAATGTAAAAATCCCATTATATATCCATTCACGGTTTTTGGACGTGGAAAAGCAATGGAAACACCAAAAAGGTCACGAGGCTAAACTTCATAAAGGCGGGGTTTACACCAATACGCGTTTCACAACCGATGCCATTCAGTACGGGAAATGTGTTGGAATGCTTATGACCAGTTGGGATTATCCAAGAGGAAATGGTCTCAAGGACAGAATAGATAAATCGGGGCTACATCCCTTAACCGCTTTAACAACACTTACCAAAGCTGAAAAAACAAAATTATTGGATCAAGGCATCATACTCTGCAAGGAGCTACACGAAAATCCAGACTTTTTGGAACAAATGGGTATCAGTAAGCTAAGGCAAAATAAGATACTCGAAGATTCAAGAGAATTATGTAGATCCCATTAA
- a CDS encoding universal stress protein produces the protein MKNILVPTNFSKSSQQAAQLGIKLAQTFKAEIHFLHMIQTPMDWVDLDKTKEKRYPEVLGRIGEAKTELRELERTAEKKGLKCRTFIDYNPGQKNILHHSGHFEHDFIVTGSSGKKGFLGELMGSYTDQIVRNADVPVIVAKETEANFPWQNILFVSDFQEDVSRAFKEVIPLVQKLDAKLNLLRINTETDFNSINDGRAPIKDFLKGFPELEQAKTHVYNGPSVTEGVSHFTKHNPVDIIVMSTHGKTGFLSLFSKSVAEGVVQKFDLPVMTIKV, from the coding sequence ATGAAAAACATACTCGTACCTACAAATTTTTCCAAAAGCAGCCAGCAGGCTGCACAACTAGGAATAAAACTTGCCCAGACCTTTAAAGCAGAGATCCACTTCCTGCATATGATCCAAACCCCGATGGACTGGGTAGATCTGGATAAAACCAAAGAAAAAAGATATCCCGAAGTTTTGGGAAGAATAGGCGAGGCAAAAACGGAATTAAGGGAACTGGAACGGACTGCCGAGAAAAAAGGCCTAAAATGCAGGACTTTTATAGATTACAACCCTGGTCAGAAAAACATCCTCCACCACTCGGGACATTTTGAACATGATTTTATCGTGACAGGTAGTAGTGGAAAAAAAGGCTTTTTGGGAGAACTTATGGGCAGCTATACCGACCAAATCGTCAGAAATGCCGACGTACCCGTAATCGTGGCCAAGGAAACCGAAGCAAATTTTCCTTGGCAAAATATCCTTTTTGTTTCCGATTTTCAAGAAGATGTGAGCAGGGCTTTTAAGGAAGTAATCCCACTGGTCCAAAAACTGGATGCAAAGCTAAACCTGCTCCGTATCAATACCGAGACTGACTTTAATAGTATTAACGATGGTCGGGCCCCAATAAAAGATTTTTTAAAAGGTTTCCCTGAACTGGAACAGGCAAAAACCCACGTGTACAATGGCCCGTCGGTGACCGAAGGGGTCAGTCATTTTACAAAACACAACCCGGTGGATATTATCGTGATGAGTACGCATGGAAAAACCGGTTTCCTAAGCCTTTTTTCCAAAAGTGTCGCAGAGGGCGTTGTACAAAAATTTGACCTGCCGGTAATGACTATTAAGGTATAA